In Nocardioides marinus, one DNA window encodes the following:
- a CDS encoding sterol desaturase family protein, translating to MTRVDPRIEAAASRRLAADEDRITGQARRRESLPLRGAWREFWRHPSPPMITAALAVALTGRVLVETGSAWELLVPATLLALFPLIEWVVHVVVLHWRPRRLGPLTLDSHLAREHRAHHADPRDLPLVFIPWRALLWLLPAFALAGFVLAPTGSWAWTFLVSSYAIMLGYEWTHYLVHSDYRPRSRWYRAVWRNHRLHHYKNEHYWFAVVTAGTADRVLGTYPEPGSVSSSPTVKTLHATERA from the coding sequence ATGACCCGCGTCGACCCCCGGATCGAGGCCGCCGCGTCCCGGCGGCTGGCCGCCGACGAGGACCGCATCACCGGTCAGGCCAGGCGTCGCGAGAGCCTGCCGCTGCGCGGCGCCTGGCGGGAGTTCTGGCGGCACCCGAGCCCGCCGATGATCACCGCTGCGCTGGCCGTGGCGCTCACGGGGCGGGTGCTGGTCGAAACCGGGTCGGCGTGGGAGCTGCTCGTCCCGGCGACGCTGCTGGCACTGTTCCCCCTCATCGAGTGGGTCGTGCACGTGGTCGTCCTCCACTGGCGGCCCCGGCGTCTGGGCCCGCTGACCCTCGACTCCCACCTCGCCCGGGAGCACCGCGCCCACCACGCCGACCCGCGCGACCTGCCCCTGGTGTTCATCCCGTGGCGAGCCCTGCTGTGGTTGCTGCCGGCCTTCGCGCTGGCCGGCTTCGTGCTGGCCCCGACCGGGTCGTGGGCGTGGACCTTCCTGGTGTCGTCGTACGCGATCATGCTCGGCTACGAGTGGACCCACTACCTCGTGCACAGCGACTACCGGCCGCGCTCGCGGTGGTACCGCGCGGTCTGGCGCAACCACCGGCTGCACCACTACAAGAACGAGCACTACTGGTTCGCCGTGGTCACCGCCGGCACCGCCGACCGGGTGCTCGGGACCTACCCGGAGCCCGGCAGCGTGTCGTCCAGCCCGACGGTCAAGACGCTGCACGCGACCGAGCGGGCCTGA
- a CDS encoding FadR/GntR family transcriptional regulator has protein sequence MALQRVARRSVPDEVFDQVLAEVVDGGLAPGEQLPSERRLAEVLGVSRPAVREALQRMAATRLVEVRQGEATTVRDFKRYAGLDLLPRLLVRAGGLDTAVARSVLEARLAVGPTVAALAAQRGGPTLAAALGDVVDALAVTDDDVERQVHALELWDQVVDAADSLVFRLMFNSLRAAYEPALEALAPVMAIEVGQVEAYRLLVSAIASGDPEVARAAADRVLRPATDAILGALSELGDAATTDHPSTED, from the coding sequence ATGGCCCTCCAGCGCGTCGCGCGCCGCTCCGTCCCCGACGAGGTCTTCGACCAGGTGCTGGCCGAGGTCGTCGACGGCGGCCTGGCCCCGGGCGAGCAGCTGCCCAGCGAGCGCCGGCTCGCCGAGGTCCTCGGCGTCTCCCGGCCCGCCGTGCGCGAGGCGCTGCAGCGGATGGCCGCCACCCGGCTGGTCGAGGTCCGCCAGGGCGAGGCGACCACGGTGCGTGACTTCAAGCGGTACGCCGGACTCGACCTGCTCCCGCGCCTGCTGGTGCGCGCCGGTGGGCTCGACACCGCCGTGGCGCGCAGCGTGCTGGAGGCGCGGCTCGCGGTGGGCCCCACGGTGGCCGCCCTCGCGGCCCAGCGCGGCGGCCCCACCCTGGCGGCCGCCCTGGGCGACGTGGTCGACGCCCTCGCGGTCACCGACGACGACGTGGAGCGACAGGTGCACGCCCTGGAGCTGTGGGACCAGGTGGTCGACGCCGCCGACTCGCTGGTGTTCCGGTTGATGTTCAACAGCCTGCGTGCCGCCTACGAGCCGGCGCTGGAGGCGCTGGCCCCCGTGATGGCGATCGAGGTCGGCCAGGTGGAGGCCTACCGGCTGCTCGTCTCCGCCATCGCCTCCGGCGACCCCGAGGTCGCCCGGGCGGCGGCCGACCGGGTGCTGCGGCCCGCGACCGACGCCATCCTCGGCGCCCTGAGCGAGCTGGGGGACGCCGCCACGACCGACCACCCGAGCACGGAGGACTGA
- a CDS encoding SURF1 family cytochrome oxidase biogenesis protein, which produces MLAVLAPRYWGAHLLALVLVAAAAGLGWWQYDSYQARRAAEAVDLTQATPLALTDVMGPDDRYPGDRVGQPVTVEGTWVPSGTVLVSGRRHEGRDGYWLVTPLAVGGADAPALPVVLGWTADPDRAPAPPRGDGAVVGWLQPTDGTGETDTDRTDDVIPQVRTADLIQHVEQDLYGAYAVLDHDRSPVVPGADTLVPADLEELPPPAGGTGLRNLLYALEWVVFGGFAAFVWWRYVRDVTRAGRGEAAEQESASGPPVPSGT; this is translated from the coding sequence GTGCTCGCCGTCCTCGCCCCCCGGTACTGGGGCGCCCACCTGCTGGCGCTGGTGCTGGTCGCGGCGGCCGCCGGCCTGGGCTGGTGGCAGTACGACTCCTACCAGGCGCGCCGCGCCGCCGAGGCCGTCGACCTGACGCAGGCCACCCCGCTCGCGCTCACCGACGTGATGGGTCCCGACGACCGCTACCCCGGCGACCGCGTGGGGCAGCCGGTCACCGTCGAGGGCACCTGGGTGCCCTCGGGCACGGTGCTGGTCTCCGGCCGCCGCCACGAGGGGCGCGACGGCTACTGGCTCGTCACGCCGCTGGCGGTCGGCGGGGCCGACGCACCCGCCCTCCCCGTGGTGCTCGGCTGGACCGCCGACCCCGACCGCGCCCCCGCACCGCCGCGCGGTGACGGGGCGGTCGTCGGCTGGCTGCAGCCCACTGACGGCACGGGCGAGACCGACACCGACCGCACCGACGACGTCATCCCCCAGGTCCGCACCGCCGACCTGATCCAGCACGTCGAGCAGGACCTGTACGGCGCCTACGCCGTCCTCGACCACGACCGCTCCCCCGTGGTCCCCGGCGCCGACACCCTGGTGCCGGCCGACCTGGAGGAGCTGCCCCCGCCGGCCGGCGGGACCGGCCTGCGCAACCTGCTCTACGCCCTGGAGTGGGTCGTCTTCGGCGGCTTCGCCGCCTTCGTGTGGTGGCGCTACGTGCGCGACGTCACGCGTGCGGGCCGGGGCGAGGCCGCCGAGCAGGAGTCGGCCTCCGGACCCCCGGTACCGTCGGGCACGTGA
- a CDS encoding DUF3817 domain-containing protein, whose product MTTDLPEDLRTPLRAYRFMATVVGLLLVVLCLVGLPLHYGYLVSDAAWLAEGSGSGWQLGSDISAYLGVAHGWLYMIFLFCAFWLSRRADWDIPFTAVTLVCGTVPLLSFWAEHRATERVRTEVHEPLPA is encoded by the coding sequence GTGACGACCGACCTGCCCGAGGACCTGCGCACGCCGCTGCGCGCCTACCGCTTCATGGCCACCGTCGTGGGGCTGCTCCTCGTGGTGCTGTGCCTGGTGGGCCTGCCGCTGCACTACGGCTACCTCGTCTCCGACGCCGCCTGGCTGGCCGAGGGGTCCGGGAGCGGCTGGCAGCTCGGCTCCGACATCTCCGCCTACCTCGGCGTGGCGCACGGCTGGCTCTACATGATCTTTCTCTTCTGCGCCTTCTGGCTCTCCCGTCGCGCCGACTGGGACATCCCCTTCACCGCCGTGACGCTGGTCTGCGGCACCGTCCCGCTGCTCAGCTTCTGGGCCGAGCACCGCGCCACCGAGCGGGTGCGCACCGAGGTCCACGAGCCGCTCCCCGCCTGA